The Collimonas sp. PA-H2 genome contains a region encoding:
- a CDS encoding DNA helicase UvrD: MDKNVIFAVAGSGKTSRLVANLDEVRRFLIVTYTESNHDNLRSKIIQRFGYFPANITLYTYFKFLHGFCYRPFLRSKKNTKGVTFTLPPTFPRYPLSDDRRYVSTSRRLYANRLAKFIEQSNLVGAVVTRMEKYFDVFFVDEVQDFAGHDFNFLMAISAAKLNAIFVGDFFQHTFDTSRDGNVNASLHDDYNAYRAKFKAAKLAVDTDSLRKSRRCSKSVCDFITEKIGIAIEANDDRESVVRYEDDPAAVLALYEDPGTVKLFYKEHHKYACYSQNWGASKGVDRYQDVCVVLNPANVKAWQNGSFRDINAETRNKLYVACSRARGSLTFVPESLLKTYKRS, from the coding sequence ATGGATAAGAACGTAATCTTCGCCGTTGCGGGATCCGGCAAAACCTCCCGCCTTGTCGCCAACCTCGATGAGGTGCGACGCTTCCTCATCGTCACGTACACGGAGTCGAATCACGACAATCTGCGCAGCAAGATAATCCAGCGCTTCGGCTACTTTCCGGCAAACATCACGCTCTATACCTACTTCAAGTTCCTACACGGATTCTGCTATCGGCCGTTCCTTCGATCGAAGAAGAACACCAAAGGCGTGACATTCACGCTCCCGCCGACATTCCCGCGGTATCCATTGTCAGACGACCGGCGCTACGTGTCCACCAGCCGCCGGCTCTACGCCAACCGACTCGCCAAGTTTATCGAGCAATCCAATCTGGTCGGCGCTGTCGTGACGCGTATGGAGAAGTATTTCGATGTCTTCTTCGTCGACGAAGTCCAGGACTTCGCGGGGCATGACTTCAATTTTTTGATGGCCATCAGCGCCGCCAAGCTGAACGCCATCTTTGTCGGCGACTTTTTCCAGCACACGTTTGACACGAGCCGCGACGGAAATGTGAACGCCAGTCTTCATGACGACTACAACGCCTACAGAGCCAAGTTCAAAGCGGCCAAGCTCGCGGTCGACACGGACAGCCTCAGGAAGAGCCGTCGATGCAGCAAGAGCGTCTGCGACTTCATCACGGAGAAGATCGGTATCGCGATTGAGGCCAACGATGATCGGGAAAGCGTCGTTAGGTACGAGGATGACCCAGCGGCAGTGCTCGCCCTCTATGAAGATCCAGGGACGGTGAAGCTGTTCTACAAGGAGCACCACAAGTACGCCTGCTACTCCCAAAACTGGGGAGCGTCGAAGGGCGTGGATCGGTATCAGGACGTCTGCGTAGTCCTTAATCCCGCCAACGTGAAAGCTTGGCAGAATGGAAGCTTTCGGGACATCAACGCTGAGACACGGAACAAACTCTACGTTGCCTGTTCGAGGGCGAGGGGCAGCCTGACGTTCGTCCCCGAGTCTCTGCTCAAGACTTACAAGCGATCCTAG